In Brevibacillus brevis, a genomic segment contains:
- the mnmH gene encoding tRNA 2-selenouridine(34) synthase MnmH, giving the protein MQELLVKGYANLIDVRSPGEFARESIPGAVNIPLFSDEERAKVGTAYKREGQPAAQWLGMQLVSPKMETLMQAIRQRAEDLGEPPTIFCWRGGMRSRAMATFATFSGLRVRRLQGGYRAYRQHVLETIEPYELRVPVYLLHGMTGVGKTELLRKLENRGYPVLDLERMAGHRGSVFGHIGKGKPANQKMFDARLFETLRKNQDAPFFIMEAESKRIGNAVLPSFLMDAKRQAVHIQLTASLEVRVQRVYEEYVVPFSWRPDFAEKVEQAYASIARRMPTEQAALLRSALAERDYRSAIASLLVHYYDPRYQNKQDEYVDRWEHLVDASDLEKAASEIEAIIEKSLPIR; this is encoded by the coding sequence GTGCAGGAATTGTTGGTCAAAGGGTACGCGAATTTGATAGACGTTCGCTCACCGGGAGAGTTCGCCAGGGAATCGATTCCGGGAGCGGTGAACATCCCGCTGTTTAGCGACGAAGAACGGGCCAAGGTAGGGACGGCCTACAAGCGGGAAGGACAGCCGGCAGCGCAATGGCTGGGTATGCAGCTGGTTTCCCCAAAAATGGAGACGTTGATGCAGGCGATTCGGCAACGAGCGGAAGATTTGGGGGAGCCGCCCACGATCTTTTGCTGGAGGGGCGGGATGCGCAGCCGGGCAATGGCCACGTTTGCCACGTTCTCGGGACTGCGTGTCCGCCGCTTGCAGGGCGGGTATCGAGCCTACCGCCAGCACGTGCTGGAGACGATCGAGCCGTACGAACTGCGTGTCCCTGTGTACTTGTTACACGGTATGACCGGCGTGGGGAAAACAGAACTGCTCAGAAAGCTGGAAAACCGAGGCTATCCGGTCCTCGACCTGGAGCGGATGGCTGGGCATCGGGGCTCGGTTTTCGGGCATATCGGCAAAGGCAAGCCGGCCAACCAAAAGATGTTTGACGCGAGGCTGTTTGAAACGCTCCGAAAAAACCAGGACGCCCCCTTTTTCATCATGGAGGCAGAGAGCAAGCGGATCGGCAATGCAGTGCTGCCGTCCTTTCTGATGGACGCCAAGCGGCAGGCGGTCCACATCCAGCTCACGGCATCGCTCGAGGTACGCGTACAAAGGGTGTACGAGGAATACGTCGTTCCGTTTTCGTGGCGACCGGACTTCGCCGAAAAAGTCGAGCAGGCGTATGCGTCGATCGCCAGAAGGATGCCGACGGAGCAGGCTGCACTACTGCGGTCGGCCCTCGCAGAAAGAGACTATCGGTCGGCGATCGCTTCGCTGCTCGTTCATTATTACGATCCGCGTTACCAGAACAAGCAAGACGAATACGTGGATCGATGGGAACATCTCGTGGATGCGTCGGACCTGGAAAAGGCGGCAAGTGAAATCGAGGCGATAATTGAAAAAAGTCTGCCCATTCGGTAA
- the selD gene encoding selenide, water dikinase SelD, with translation MSESVKLTSYTTKGGCGCKISPDALSSVLKNLPAPASRDPRLLVGVETSDDAGVFQLTDDLALVQTLDFFTPIVDDPYWFGQIAAANAISDVFAMGGKPVTVLNIVGFPITKLDPGILTEILRGAADKVAEAGAVLVGGHSIDDPEPKFGLAVTGTVHPSRVLTNAGAKPGDLLILTKPIGVGIQTTAIKRDALSPEKTERVMTVMATLNKYAAECMEGYPVHACTDVTGFGLLGHALEMAEGSQAGIRIFADEVPVLDGTRELAKQGIIPGGSKSNFRWVSDRVQFPDELDEVGRLILCDAVTSGGLLISLPAEEAPRLLDALHGQGISWARIIGEVVSDHPGTIQVVSKKS, from the coding sequence ATGTCAGAGAGTGTAAAGCTTACTTCCTACACGACGAAAGGCGGATGCGGATGCAAGATCAGCCCGGATGCCCTGTCCTCGGTCCTGAAGAACTTGCCCGCTCCTGCTTCGCGCGACCCGCGCCTGCTCGTAGGCGTAGAAACGTCGGATGACGCCGGCGTGTTTCAGTTGACGGACGATCTGGCACTTGTGCAGACCCTCGACTTTTTTACGCCGATCGTGGATGATCCGTACTGGTTCGGCCAGATCGCAGCGGCCAATGCGATTAGCGATGTTTTTGCCATGGGCGGAAAACCGGTCACGGTGCTCAACATCGTCGGCTTTCCCATCACCAAGCTGGATCCGGGCATCCTGACGGAGATTTTGCGCGGAGCTGCGGACAAAGTGGCGGAAGCAGGCGCTGTACTGGTCGGCGGACACTCCATCGACGATCCCGAGCCAAAGTTCGGGCTGGCTGTGACCGGCACCGTTCACCCGTCGCGGGTCCTCACCAATGCAGGGGCAAAACCGGGAGATTTGCTGATCTTGACCAAGCCGATCGGTGTCGGCATCCAGACGACGGCGATCAAGCGGGATGCCTTGTCGCCGGAAAAAACCGAGCGGGTCATGACCGTCATGGCGACATTGAACAAATACGCGGCCGAATGTATGGAGGGATATCCGGTCCATGCCTGCACGGACGTCACGGGCTTTGGCCTGTTGGGGCATGCGCTGGAAATGGCAGAAGGCAGTCAGGCTGGCATCCGCATCTTTGCGGACGAGGTCCCCGTTCTCGACGGAACTCGCGAGTTGGCGAAGCAGGGAATCATTCCCGGCGGCAGCAAGTCCAATTTCCGCTGGGTATCGGATCGCGTGCAGTTTCCGGATGAACTGGATGAGGTCGGCCGCCTGATCTTGTGCGATGCCGTGACCTCCGGCGGGCTTTTGATCAGCCTCCCCGCAGAGGAAGCGCCTCGCCTGCTGGATGCTTTGCACGGCCAAGGAATCTCATGGGCGCGGATCATTGGGGAAGTCGTTTCCGACCATCCCGGAACCATTCAGGTTGTTTCCAAAAAATCGTAA
- a CDS encoding MFS transporter — protein sequence MYWRSWDTNLKVRLFGELITHTFFWMYFPFMALYFSDSFGKDVAGILLMVPPLLGMLSNLFGGYLADKVGRKATMLLSLCTSSTMFAIFAFSGSPFIDYLAFIGIGIASSLYWPASSAMVADLTTEEDRRIVFATFYTAMNIGVVAGPVLGSFFFVHYRFELLLFCTAVELLFACAVFFLIRETLPAEVRAQKAQERFSISQQFKSYSVIFRDKVFALYIGAGILVAIAFMQLDLYMSLYVKEYVHNQRLIWWGDWSLSVGGTSAFGWLMGLNGLLVVLLTLPVTRWFQHWSDRNSLVISSVLYGFGMFLMAFTANIWLLFGCMAILTLGELIRTPVAQSFISKYSPEDARGQYMGASSLQFSIGRFIAPLAIGASQWLSPVGVFGIIFAVTLISAALYVRLFRMIPQEEQTPSQP from the coding sequence ATGTACTGGCGTTCGTGGGATACCAACCTGAAAGTGCGCCTCTTCGGCGAACTGATCACACACACGTTTTTCTGGATGTACTTTCCCTTTATGGCCTTGTATTTCAGCGATTCATTCGGAAAGGACGTCGCAGGGATTCTCCTGATGGTTCCACCGCTTTTGGGCATGCTGTCCAACCTGTTCGGGGGCTATCTGGCGGACAAAGTCGGACGAAAGGCGACGATGCTGCTTTCGCTCTGCACATCGTCCACCATGTTTGCCATCTTTGCCTTCTCGGGCTCCCCGTTCATTGACTATCTGGCATTCATCGGCATCGGCATTGCCAGCTCGCTTTACTGGCCGGCCAGCTCCGCGATGGTGGCGGACCTTACGACGGAGGAAGACAGACGTATCGTCTTTGCCACGTTTTACACGGCGATGAATATCGGGGTCGTGGCAGGACCGGTGCTAGGCTCGTTCTTTTTTGTGCATTACCGCTTTGAGCTGCTGCTTTTCTGTACGGCAGTCGAGCTTTTGTTCGCCTGTGCGGTCTTTTTCCTGATCAGGGAGACCTTGCCTGCCGAGGTACGGGCGCAGAAGGCACAGGAGCGTTTCTCGATCTCCCAGCAGTTCAAGAGCTACTCGGTTATCTTCCGCGACAAGGTGTTCGCTCTGTACATCGGCGCGGGCATTCTGGTGGCCATCGCCTTCATGCAGCTCGATTTGTACATGTCGCTGTACGTAAAAGAATACGTGCACAATCAACGGCTCATTTGGTGGGGAGACTGGTCCCTGAGCGTCGGAGGCACCAGCGCATTCGGCTGGCTGATGGGGCTCAACGGCTTGCTCGTCGTCCTGCTCACCCTCCCTGTGACTCGATGGTTCCAGCACTGGAGCGACCGCAACAGCCTGGTCATCTCCTCGGTCCTGTACGGGTTTGGCATGTTCCTGATGGCGTTTACGGCGAATATCTGGCTCTTGTTTGGCTGCATGGCCATCCTGACGCTGGGCGAGCTGATTCGCACGCCGGTCGCGCAGAGCTTCATCAGCAAATACTCGCCGGAAGATGCCCGCGGACAGTACATGGGTGCTTCCTCCCTGCAGTTTTCAATCGGGCGCTTCATCGCACCCTTGGCCATCGGAGCTTCCCAGTGGCTTTCGCCGGTTGGCGTATTTGGCATTATCTTCGCGGTAACGCTAATCAGCGCAGCTTTGTACGTCCGCTTGTTCCGCATGATCCCGCAAGAGGAACAAACCCCTTCCCAACCGTAA
- a CDS encoding DUF4855 domain-containing protein — translation MSKKRMGGRVAVACLAFATLLTAAAPMAGAASGAGSSEMKNQTPVQEPSQVAPQAESQSQTQQQDETVTFTDLGNSYAKDSINRLASLQLINGQGDGLFHPQNTISRQDIAVLLSKVVGLQPKTAEEGKFEDVPAGSPYAPYVYGLSELGVMNGRSDNTVGATDPLTRQELAVLLSRLMNASHVAKAASSNAVEYSDEQDMADYARDAIAEVSSQRWMQGANGKFNPLGTVTRAEAAVIAERVLNARYQQAEQAKFVLSTKTLSVMAGDSQQVKVTGADGQKLAFTPIFAFDRPELGMILPDGTFVAGPTPGKGNVTVTLGYHTETIPVEITNATPQEEPKDQSSEDDTASQNADAAHAPATAGQDAAGTDASSVDSQGSATGDKQQADEEAKGEASAEQDDLVNVAPGSFTSVKTFGPPDSYFQTVEKQYPGPVGGLVTPSEEWTGYNRQFGRKVTVTLSEEKPLERVALTFRQQKTSGITLPEYMDVEVSRDGKAWSYAGKALHDVPASEEKQVIRTLAVTLPDVEARYVRVSFPVKVFAFARQLEVWANEDGQWEGGPVLLPPPSPTQMMEDKKAGNRVENMLLAYSGAYGDRGNWTKDDFLPMVGYRTVDGYMRDQMFDTILFLPYQDMPATKEGWQGYLNDQFGTDRQLDALNKAMREYNRLRGTLYTTPTQEKVVLALPYPNMNQTSFGKLADNQPSLSFNPAGVGEEQAYQNRKKALEWYFQELQKRWKKADFQYLQLEGIYWFHELIEDAAPKERDLIQSMASMVHDEALRFYWIPYYGAPGAGEWKSMYFDYAFLQPNYYSDKPVQLDRIEGVMDTIRKYGMGVEIEGDERMYRDPKFYQTYYNQLVAAHKLGMDKNNVHAYYYGSKTLIQSATSTDPVVRAIYDDTYKWMRGKFDREEYYEANELP, via the coding sequence ATGAGCAAGAAGAGAATGGGAGGACGGGTCGCGGTTGCTTGTCTGGCGTTTGCAACACTGTTGACGGCAGCGGCCCCGATGGCTGGCGCAGCATCAGGAGCGGGCAGCAGCGAGATGAAAAACCAGACGCCTGTCCAGGAGCCATCCCAGGTTGCACCGCAGGCCGAATCCCAGAGTCAAACCCAGCAACAGGACGAAACTGTCACATTCACCGATCTGGGAAACAGCTACGCGAAGGATTCCATCAACCGATTGGCCTCTCTTCAACTGATCAACGGCCAGGGAGACGGACTCTTTCACCCGCAAAATACGATTTCCCGCCAGGACATTGCCGTCCTGCTGAGCAAAGTGGTCGGCCTGCAGCCGAAGACCGCAGAAGAGGGGAAATTTGAGGATGTTCCGGCCGGCAGCCCCTACGCACCCTATGTGTACGGATTGTCCGAGCTGGGGGTGATGAACGGCCGCAGCGACAACACGGTGGGAGCGACGGATCCACTCACGAGACAGGAGCTGGCTGTATTGCTCTCCCGCCTGATGAACGCGAGCCACGTGGCCAAAGCGGCAAGCTCGAATGCGGTGGAGTACAGTGACGAGCAGGATATGGCGGATTACGCCCGCGACGCGATCGCGGAAGTGTCCAGCCAACGGTGGATGCAGGGAGCGAATGGAAAATTCAATCCACTCGGTACCGTGACGCGCGCGGAAGCGGCCGTGATCGCCGAGCGCGTGCTGAACGCCCGTTACCAGCAAGCGGAACAAGCGAAATTTGTTTTGAGCACCAAAACGCTCAGCGTGATGGCAGGAGACAGCCAACAAGTGAAAGTGACTGGCGCGGATGGGCAAAAGCTCGCATTCACCCCGATCTTTGCCTTTGACCGACCGGAGCTGGGGATGATTCTGCCAGACGGTACGTTCGTTGCCGGTCCCACGCCTGGCAAAGGGAATGTGACGGTGACATTGGGATACCACACCGAGACCATTCCGGTCGAAATCACCAATGCGACGCCGCAGGAAGAGCCGAAGGACCAGTCGTCCGAAGATGACACCGCTTCGCAAAACGCAGATGCGGCGCATGCGCCTGCCACAGCAGGCCAGGATGCAGCTGGCACAGATGCGTCTTCGGTGGACAGTCAGGGCTCCGCGACTGGAGATAAGCAACAGGCGGATGAGGAAGCAAAAGGGGAAGCATCAGCCGAGCAGGATGACCTGGTCAACGTAGCCCCCGGCAGCTTTACCTCGGTCAAGACGTTTGGGCCTCCGGACTCCTACTTTCAGACGGTGGAAAAGCAATATCCTGGCCCGGTAGGCGGGTTGGTCACGCCGTCGGAAGAGTGGACAGGCTACAACCGCCAGTTTGGCCGGAAGGTGACGGTCACGCTGTCTGAAGAAAAGCCGCTGGAAAGAGTGGCCTTGACTTTCAGACAGCAAAAGACGTCCGGCATTACGCTTCCGGAATACATGGACGTAGAGGTGTCGCGCGACGGAAAGGCCTGGTCCTATGCGGGCAAGGCGCTCCACGACGTCCCTGCCTCCGAGGAAAAGCAGGTCATTCGCACGCTGGCCGTGACGTTGCCGGATGTGGAGGCTCGCTACGTTCGCGTCTCTTTCCCGGTCAAGGTGTTCGCTTTTGCAAGGCAGCTCGAAGTGTGGGCGAATGAGGACGGCCAGTGGGAAGGCGGACCGGTGCTGCTTCCGCCGCCTAGCCCGACGCAGATGATGGAAGACAAAAAAGCGGGCAATCGCGTGGAAAACATGCTGCTCGCGTATTCCGGGGCGTACGGGGACCGCGGCAACTGGACGAAAGACGACTTCCTGCCGATGGTCGGCTACCGTACCGTAGACGGCTATATGCGCGATCAGATGTTTGACACGATCCTCTTTTTGCCGTACCAGGATATGCCGGCTACCAAGGAAGGCTGGCAGGGCTATCTGAACGATCAGTTCGGGACGGACCGCCAGCTCGACGCATTGAACAAGGCGATGCGGGAGTACAATCGCCTGAGAGGGACCTTGTACACTACGCCTACACAGGAAAAGGTCGTCCTGGCGCTGCCGTATCCGAATATGAACCAGACCAGCTTCGGCAAGCTGGCGGACAATCAGCCGTCGCTTTCGTTCAACCCGGCAGGGGTCGGCGAGGAGCAAGCGTACCAGAATCGCAAGAAGGCCCTGGAGTGGTATTTCCAGGAGCTGCAGAAGCGCTGGAAAAAGGCCGACTTCCAGTATTTGCAGCTGGAGGGGATTTACTGGTTCCACGAGCTGATCGAGGACGCTGCTCCCAAAGAGCGCGACTTGATTCAAAGCATGGCCAGCATGGTACACGACGAGGCTTTGCGCTTCTACTGGATCCCGTACTACGGCGCACCAGGTGCCGGGGAGTGGAAATCCATGTACTTTGACTACGCGTTCCTGCAGCCGAACTATTACAGCGACAAGCCGGTACAGCTCGATCGCATCGAAGGTGTCATGGACACCATCCGCAAATACGGAATGGGCGTCGAAATCGAAGGTGACGAGCGGATGTACCGCGATCCGAAGTTCTACCAGACGTACTACAACCAGCTCGTGGCCGCCCACAAGCTGGGAATGGACAAAAACAACGTCCACGCGTATTACTACGGTTCCAAGACACTGATCCAGTCAGCAACCAGCACGGATCCGGTGGTACGGGCCATTTACGACGATACGTACAAATGGATGCGCGGCAAGTTCGATCGAGAAGAGTATTACGAGGCGAACGAACTGCCGTAA
- a CDS encoding class I SAM-dependent RNA methyltransferase yields the protein MQKVELIATATFGLESVVAEEVKGLGYTDVQVENGKVTFSADISSIARTNLWLRTADRVRLKIGEFKATTFDELFEKTKALPWADWVTEDATFPVEGKSVKSTLYSVPDCQAIVKKAVVESLKKTYKRDWFEEKGPMYKIEVALHKDVATLTIDTSGPGLHKRGYRGLIGTAPLKETMAAAMILLSRWKPDRVFMDPFCGSGTIPIEAALIGQNIAPGMNREFVSESWPVIPKSVWREARAETHDLARYDQKLEIIGTDADEEILKVARRNAAEAGVDDLIHFQRMDVRDVRTKKKYGYLICNPPYGERLGEWKQVSRLYREMGQTFAAMDTWSFYIITSDELFEEHFGRTASKKRKLYNGNIKVDYYQFFGPKPPRPTKVSPAE from the coding sequence ATGCAAAAAGTGGAATTGATCGCGACGGCGACATTTGGATTGGAATCGGTGGTAGCGGAAGAGGTAAAAGGACTCGGATACACCGATGTGCAGGTGGAAAACGGCAAGGTGACCTTTTCCGCCGATATTTCTTCGATTGCCCGCACAAATTTGTGGTTACGAACGGCCGACCGGGTGCGTCTAAAGATTGGGGAGTTCAAAGCGACTACGTTTGACGAGCTGTTTGAAAAGACCAAAGCCTTGCCGTGGGCGGACTGGGTCACGGAGGACGCGACGTTTCCCGTAGAGGGCAAGTCCGTCAAGTCGACCTTGTACAGCGTGCCCGACTGCCAGGCCATCGTGAAAAAAGCCGTGGTGGAAAGTCTGAAGAAGACGTACAAACGGGACTGGTTCGAGGAAAAAGGACCGATGTACAAGATTGAGGTAGCCCTACATAAGGATGTGGCCACGCTGACCATCGACACGTCCGGACCGGGATTACATAAACGCGGCTATCGCGGCCTGATCGGTACCGCTCCGCTCAAGGAGACCATGGCTGCGGCGATGATCCTGCTGTCCCGCTGGAAGCCCGACCGGGTGTTCATGGACCCGTTTTGCGGCTCCGGCACCATCCCGATCGAAGCCGCATTGATCGGCCAAAACATCGCGCCGGGCATGAACCGCGAGTTCGTGTCGGAGAGCTGGCCGGTGATTCCCAAGTCGGTCTGGAGGGAGGCGCGCGCGGAGACGCACGATCTTGCCCGGTACGACCAGAAGCTGGAGATCATCGGTACGGATGCGGATGAGGAGATCTTGAAGGTCGCCCGCAGAAATGCGGCAGAAGCTGGCGTCGATGACCTGATTCACTTTCAGCGCATGGATGTCCGCGATGTCCGCACCAAGAAAAAGTACGGATACCTGATCTGCAATCCGCCGTATGGGGAGCGCTTGGGCGAGTGGAAGCAGGTGAGCAGGCTGTACCGGGAAATGGGCCAGACCTTTGCCGCCATGGACACGTGGTCTTTCTACATCATCACGTCAGACGAACTGTTTGAAGAGCATTTTGGACGGACGGCGAGCAAAAAACGGAAGCTGTACAACGGAAATATCAAGGTCGACTACTATCAGTTTTTCGGGCCGAAGCCGCCTCGCCCGACGAAGGTTTCCCCTGCCGAATAA
- a CDS encoding DNA-formamidopyrimidine glycosylase family protein, which produces MPELPEMETYRRLLQQQIQGKIIADALVEREKTINMPPQRFAQILQGNRLTLIDRRGKHLLFHLENRYVLLLHLMLGGFLYLGASEDRLPRTAQVTLSFGDRILYFHGLRLGYLHLLTPDQLDERLGELGPEPLAPAFTASQLSQMLAGKRGILKTALVDQHWLAGIGNCYSDEICFRARIMPTRRIPALAPGEIARLYDSMQTVLNEAVAHGGYMETPLYQGDRLTGGFDERCLVYDRGGEPCPRCGHAIVGDRLSSRKVFYCTSCQS; this is translated from the coding sequence ATGCCGGAACTGCCGGAAATGGAGACCTACCGCCGCCTGCTTCAGCAGCAAATCCAGGGCAAGATTATTGCCGACGCCCTCGTCGAGCGGGAAAAGACGATCAATATGCCGCCGCAGCGCTTTGCCCAGATCCTGCAGGGCAATCGGCTCACACTCATCGACAGGCGCGGAAAGCATCTGCTGTTTCATCTGGAAAACCGCTATGTCCTGCTGCTCCATCTCATGCTGGGCGGCTTTCTCTACCTGGGTGCCTCCGAGGACAGATTGCCTCGCACTGCCCAGGTGACGCTTTCATTTGGTGACCGAATCCTGTATTTTCACGGCTTGCGACTGGGCTACCTGCACTTGCTGACCCCGGATCAGCTGGACGAGCGCCTCGGAGAACTGGGGCCGGAACCACTGGCACCTGCTTTCACGGCATCCCAGCTCAGCCAGATGCTGGCAGGCAAACGCGGCATCCTCAAGACCGCATTGGTCGACCAGCACTGGCTCGCCGGAATCGGGAACTGCTACTCCGATGAAATTTGCTTTCGCGCCCGAATCATGCCCACACGGCGCATCCCGGCGCTTGCTCCCGGCGAGATCGCCCGACTCTACGATTCCATGCAAACGGTGCTAAACGAAGCTGTGGCCCACGGCGGATACATGGAAACCCCGCTCTACCAAGGCGACCGACTCACGGGCGGCTTCGACGAACGCTGCCTGGTCTACGACAGAGGAGGAGAGCCTTGCCCACGCTGCGGACACGCAATCGTAGGGGACAGGCTCTCCTCCCGCAAAGTCTTCTACTGCACCAGCTGCCAATCGTAA
- a CDS encoding GNAT family N-acetyltransferase, with amino-acid sequence MIAIKRMSDCTFAEVTKAWNRGFEGYFFPVALTEELLVQRLGAEGYSLGLSVVAFDGEEPIGLVASGLRTVNGRKIAWNGGTGVATAYRRQGVGRQLMAATLELYREAGVDDAILEAISQNDKAIALYRQLGYEIVDRLVFWQRTDALPGDLFGTGRESAYRVRPILAQEVSVLPFYRTDAPWQNQWQSMRDGEALLVEDERGQAVGYAMYKRAVNEEGKIAAIVLRQCEAQPGHGDEEAILRAALRELYGPSELECRRSTFNLPASQERLLGILEEAGFSSSGTEQVYMVKKMNASESSASIKPS; translated from the coding sequence ATGATTGCCATCAAGCGGATGAGTGACTGCACGTTTGCGGAAGTGACCAAGGCTTGGAACAGAGGTTTTGAAGGCTATTTTTTCCCGGTCGCCCTGACGGAAGAGCTGTTGGTGCAGCGTCTGGGAGCGGAAGGGTATTCGCTCGGATTGTCCGTCGTCGCCTTTGACGGCGAGGAGCCCATCGGTCTGGTCGCCAGCGGCCTGCGCACGGTCAATGGACGGAAGATCGCATGGAATGGCGGCACTGGGGTAGCCACCGCATACCGAAGGCAAGGTGTGGGACGCCAGCTGATGGCGGCGACGTTGGAGCTGTACCGGGAAGCAGGAGTGGACGACGCCATCCTGGAGGCCATCAGCCAAAATGACAAAGCCATTGCACTCTACCGCCAGCTGGGCTATGAGATCGTGGATCGACTTGTGTTTTGGCAGCGGACAGATGCCTTGCCCGGCGACCTGTTCGGAACGGGAAGGGAGTCAGCGTACCGCGTACGGCCGATCCTCGCCCAGGAAGTATCTGTCCTGCCCTTTTACCGAACGGATGCTCCTTGGCAAAACCAGTGGCAGAGCATGCGGGACGGCGAGGCTCTCCTGGTCGAGGACGAACGGGGGCAGGCTGTGGGTTACGCCATGTACAAGCGGGCGGTGAACGAGGAAGGGAAAATCGCGGCCATCGTCTTGCGCCAATGCGAGGCCCAGCCCGGACACGGCGACGAGGAGGCGATCCTGCGAGCGGCTCTGCGCGAGCTGTACGGGCCAAGCGAGCTGGAATGCCGTCGCTCGACCTTCAATCTGCCGGCTTCCCAAGAGAGACTGCTGGGCATTCTGGAGGAAGCGGGATTCAGTTCGTCGGGGACGGAGCAAGTGTACATGGTCAAAAAAATGAATGCGTCGGAGAGCTCGGCTTCGATCAAGCCGTCCTGA
- a CDS encoding 2Fe-2S iron-sulfur cluster-binding protein, protein MRKPLTVGSLIAGRTGSVPMQTAPLPVKAEAPKPQMASRPVARPQESTPVVLVRQNGRQFAVKAVPSQTLLSAALAQGANLAYKCQQGSCGKCTVQLLAGGTCLAAPTTQEQDRLGGKLVQGYRLACQSSFRSTIPK, encoded by the coding sequence ATGCGCAAACCGCTCACAGTCGGTTCATTGATTGCCGGGCGCACCGGCTCCGTCCCTATGCAGACAGCTCCCCTGCCAGTAAAAGCGGAAGCTCCAAAACCGCAGATGGCCAGCCGGCCGGTCGCACGCCCGCAAGAAAGCACTCCAGTCGTATTGGTGCGGCAGAACGGCAGACAGTTCGCCGTGAAGGCCGTGCCTTCCCAGACGCTTTTGTCTGCTGCCCTCGCTCAGGGAGCAAATCTTGCTTACAAATGCCAGCAAGGATCTTGCGGAAAATGCACCGTGCAGCTGCTCGCAGGCGGCACCTGTCTGGCCGCTCCCACGACCCAGGAGCAGGACAGGCTGGGCGGCAAGCTGGTCCAAGGCTATCGCCTCGCGTGCCAAAGCAGCTTTCGCTCTACGATACCGAAATAA
- a CDS encoding thiamine diphosphokinase translates to MNPIRILLFAGGSLGPWALRQIRPDDWLVGVDRGALYLVQQGYSPKLAIGDFDSVSLAEKEEIERHSQLVSSCDPVMKDLTDTEMALAWALEQHPAEIVLLGALGSRFDHTLANVHLLRKALKAGVPCKIVDETNEIHLTSSTLKVSRDHFSHLSLLPLTAEVTGITLDGFQYPLDNATLTIGDTLGISNVLTAETGTISVRSGQLLVIKSKD, encoded by the coding sequence ATGAATCCGATTCGCATCTTACTGTTTGCCGGCGGCAGTCTGGGGCCCTGGGCATTGCGTCAGATCCGTCCCGACGATTGGCTGGTCGGCGTCGACCGCGGGGCTCTGTATCTCGTTCAGCAAGGCTATTCCCCCAAGCTCGCCATCGGAGACTTTGACTCTGTGAGCCTCGCGGAAAAAGAGGAAATCGAGCGGCATAGCCAGCTCGTCTCCTCCTGTGATCCGGTCATGAAGGATTTGACCGACACGGAAATGGCGCTCGCCTGGGCGCTGGAGCAGCACCCCGCCGAAATCGTGCTGCTGGGGGCATTGGGCTCTCGCTTCGACCATACGCTAGCCAACGTGCACCTTCTGAGGAAAGCGCTGAAAGCCGGTGTCCCTTGCAAAATCGTCGATGAAACCAACGAAATCCATCTGACAAGCAGCACCCTGAAGGTAAGCCGGGATCATTTTTCCCATCTGTCTCTGCTTCCTTTGACCGCTGAAGTGACCGGCATTACCTTGGATGGCTTTCAGTATCCGCTGGACAATGCCACGCTCACCATCGGAGATACGCTTGGGATCAGCAACGTGCTTACAGCCGAAACCGGAACCATTTCCGTTCGCTCCGGACAGCTGCTCGTCATCAAAAGCAAAGATTGA
- a CDS encoding uracil-DNA glycosylase: protein MAILHNDWAEVLAEEFQKPYYLQLRQTLKEEYQTKTIYPDMYDIFTALHLTGYENAKVVILGQDPYHGPGQAHGLSFSVKPGIKPPPSLQNIYKELQSDLNCTIPEHGYLTHWAKQGVMMLNTVLTVRSGMPNSHKGLGWEMFTDRIITLLNERETPLVFILWGKHAQEKASFIDTRKHFIIQSPHPSPFSANRGFFGSRPFSRANAFLRSRGIAEIDWQLPLDPEEA from the coding sequence ATGGCAATTCTGCACAATGATTGGGCCGAGGTGCTGGCAGAGGAATTTCAGAAGCCGTACTACTTGCAGCTGCGGCAAACGCTGAAGGAAGAGTATCAGACGAAGACGATCTATCCCGATATGTACGATATTTTCACGGCACTGCATTTGACCGGGTACGAAAATGCCAAAGTCGTTATTTTGGGCCAAGACCCGTATCACGGGCCGGGACAAGCCCACGGCCTCAGCTTTTCGGTCAAGCCGGGCATCAAGCCGCCGCCCTCCCTGCAAAACATTTACAAGGAACTGCAAAGCGACTTGAACTGCACGATTCCGGAACACGGCTATCTGACTCACTGGGCGAAGCAAGGCGTGATGATGCTCAACACGGTGCTGACGGTGCGAAGCGGCATGCCCAACTCGCACAAAGGCCTGGGATGGGAGATGTTTACCGACCGGATCATCACGCTTCTCAATGAGCGGGAAACGCCGCTGGTGTTTATTCTGTGGGGCAAGCATGCCCAGGAGAAGGCATCGTTCATCGATACCCGAAAGCACTTCATCATCCAGTCCCCGCACCCCAGCCCATTTTCCGCCAACCGTGGCTTCTTCGGCAGCCGACCATTCTCGCGGGCGAATGCGTTTTTGCGATCCAGGGGTATCGCGGAAATCGACTGGCAGCTGCCGCTTGACCCGGAAGAAGCGTAA